In Candidatus Sulfurimonas marisnigri, a single genomic region encodes these proteins:
- a CDS encoding manganese-dependent inorganic pyrophosphatase, protein MSTYIFGHTNPDSDSIVGAISLSYLKNQLGEECVPTRQGEISPETEFILNKFGGTLPELKTSVAGEKVYIVDFSDKAQAPKDIMEATILGIVDHHKLGDLTTDTPLECWIRPIGCTNTVIKEMYDYHGVEIPKDIAGMMLCAILSDTVIFKSPTCTKTDTKVCKELAKIAEIEDYKALGMEMFIVKSAVVGATARELNTRDYKEFDMGGSRLGIGQLEVVDLSVFDNLKYDLFKDMKKLKDESGLQSVLILLTDIMKEGSQLLVVSDDESKVESAFECKLENSEVWLDGVLSRKKQVIPFLQRQF, encoded by the coding sequence ATGTCAACGTATATTTTTGGTCATACTAATCCAGATAGTGACTCTATTGTAGGTGCTATATCTCTTTCATATCTTAAAAATCAGCTTGGTGAAGAGTGTGTACCTACTCGTCAAGGAGAGATATCTCCAGAAACAGAGTTTATTTTAAATAAGTTTGGCGGAACATTGCCAGAGCTAAAAACTTCTGTTGCAGGGGAAAAAGTTTATATAGTTGATTTTTCTGATAAAGCTCAAGCTCCAAAAGATATTATGGAAGCTACAATCTTAGGAATAGTTGATCATCATAAATTAGGTGATTTAACTACTGATACCCCTTTAGAGTGCTGGATTCGCCCTATAGGGTGTACAAACACAGTTATAAAAGAAATGTACGATTACCATGGAGTGGAGATCCCAAAAGATATTGCAGGGATGATGCTATGTGCAATTTTAAGTGATACTGTAATTTTCAAATCACCTACATGTACTAAAACAGATACTAAGGTCTGTAAAGAGCTTGCTAAAATTGCCGAAATAGAAGACTATAAAGCACTTGGTATGGAGATGTTTATAGTTAAATCTGCAGTGGTAGGTGCTACAGCCCGTGAATTGAATACTCGTGATTACAAAGAGTTTGATATGGGTGGTTCTAGACTGGGAATAGGGCAGCTTGAAGTAGTTGATTTAAGTGTATTTGATAATCTTAAATATGATTTATTTAAAGACATGAAAAAGCTAAAAGATGAGAGTGGTCTACAATCTGTTCTTATACTCTTAACAGACATAATGAAGGAAGGCTCACAACTTTTAGTTGTGAGTGATGATGAGAGTAAAGTAGAGTCTGCTTTTGAATGTAAACTTGAAAATTCAGAAGTTTGGCTTGATGGAGTTTTAAGCCGTAAAAAACAGGTTATACCTTTTCTTCAACGACAGTTTTAA
- a CDS encoding CZB domain-containing protein: MANKVFITLAELDHVLFKINGYRTVFNNEDKLLSDHHSCRFGKWYEGEGKEFFGKTKAYLQIKIPHATVHTNINNAIALNVARDRDKNTDNMIIDDFIKTEKVSMELFSILDEMVEEAN; the protein is encoded by the coding sequence ATTGCAAATAAAGTATTTATTACGCTTGCTGAACTAGATCATGTTCTATTTAAAATAAATGGATACAGAACTGTGTTTAACAATGAAGATAAGCTTCTCTCAGATCACCATAGCTGCAGGTTTGGCAAATGGTATGAAGGTGAAGGAAAAGAGTTCTTTGGTAAGACTAAAGCTTACTTACAGATAAAAATACCTCATGCAACAGTTCATACAAATATAAACAATGCGATTGCTCTGAATGTAGCCAGAGATAGAGATAAAAATACAGATAACATGATAATAGATGATTTTATTAAAACAGAAAAAGTATCTATGGAGCTGTTTAGTATATTGGATGAAATGGTTGAAGAGGCTAATTAA
- a CDS encoding radical SAM/SPASM domain-containing protein produces the protein MSKKRMHKVYIELTSKCGLSCDFCPSSNRVISNMDKRLFEKVNIEAKFFTDDIAYHVVGDPLLVENIKEYLDISYKAGLNVHITTAGYYLKPLHVEVLNHPAIKQINFSLNSYRANTLPISLEVYLTKIAEFTLAFRALNNKSFINYRLWNEDSDNSHKDYNNEVISIIFNKLGSKLLSTGDMTKKMRVISKVLFNFDSLFSWPSLEAQFVSEKGYCHGLSSQMAILSSGEVVPCCFDYEAKINLGNVKDESISDIINKERSKAITNGFKNGDVVEDLCRHCLYRTKFN, from the coding sequence ATGTCAAAAAAGAGAATGCACAAAGTCTACATTGAACTCACATCTAAATGTGGATTGTCATGTGACTTTTGTCCATCTTCAAACAGGGTTATCTCAAATATGGATAAGAGACTGTTTGAAAAAGTAAATATTGAGGCAAAATTCTTTACTGACGATATAGCATACCATGTTGTCGGTGACCCGCTTTTAGTTGAAAATATAAAAGAGTATCTTGATATTAGCTATAAAGCGGGTCTTAATGTCCATATTACAACTGCTGGATACTATCTTAAACCTCTACATGTAGAAGTGTTAAATCATCCAGCCATAAAGCAGATTAACTTCTCTCTCAACAGTTACCGAGCAAATACACTCCCAATCTCTTTAGAAGTTTACCTTACTAAAATAGCTGAATTTACACTTGCTTTTCGTGCTCTCAATAATAAATCTTTTATTAATTACAGACTGTGGAATGAAGATAGTGACAACTCTCATAAAGATTATAACAATGAAGTAATATCTATAATATTTAATAAACTTGGTTCCAAATTGCTGTCTACAGGAGATATGACTAAAAAAATGCGTGTAATTTCTAAAGTTTTATTTAATTTTGATTCTCTTTTTTCTTGGCCATCACTAGAGGCCCAATTTGTTAGTGAAAAAGGTTATTGTCATGGGTTAAGTTCTCAAATGGCAATTTTAAGCAGTGGAGAAGTTGTGCCATGTTGTTTTGACTATGAAGCAAAAATAAATTTGGGCAATGTTAAAGATGAATCTATTTCTGACATTATAAATAAAGAACGTTCTAAAGCTATTACTAATGGATTTAAAAATGGTGATGTAGTTGAAGATTTATGTCGTCACTGTTTGTACCGTACAAAATTTAACTAA
- a CDS encoding ADP-ribosylglycohydrolase family protein: MSTITKQERIKGAFFASIVGDALCLGSHYEYDAKKIHEAYGSQPIEKFMSPGEMMGGQTHGIGWGERNYHPGKKAGGTTDYGDYNILVLEHLATISDEVRPFSVANMIPHWMNRLENGWGSWICTMTKETYAQVKKGVPVERLGGFSNAMAIRHVAAHGYYDTEEEVVDVARKAMFTHINAEALGGGEFFARVTHRVINGEKPIDAIENVGLQMGGFYDTKVAQAIDKYKEEADPDSSLSREKFSDDLAITSMARLWDVGRSEPIKVGKASPTEGTLPGAVYFILKYADEEDGLKRALQANAMVGGDNASRAIAIGMVLGAYKGVDAVPNEWKNTLDQWEYCESLLNQLPLLKS; encoded by the coding sequence ATGAGTACTATTACAAAACAAGAGAGAATAAAAGGGGCTTTTTTTGCCTCAATAGTTGGGGATGCACTTTGTCTTGGAAGTCATTACGAATATGATGCAAAAAAGATTCATGAAGCATATGGAAGCCAGCCAATAGAAAAGTTTATGTCACCAGGAGAGATGATGGGTGGACAAACACATGGAATAGGATGGGGAGAGAGAAATTACCATCCAGGTAAAAAAGCTGGTGGAACTACTGACTATGGCGATTATAATATTTTAGTTTTAGAGCATTTGGCTACCATAAGTGATGAAGTACGCCCTTTTAGTGTTGCCAATATGATTCCTCACTGGATGAATAGACTGGAAAATGGGTGGGGGTCATGGATATGTACTATGACAAAAGAGACATACGCTCAGGTGAAAAAAGGGGTCCCGGTTGAGCGTCTTGGAGGTTTTTCAAATGCTATGGCAATTCGACATGTAGCTGCCCATGGATACTACGATACAGAAGAAGAAGTTGTTGATGTTGCAAGAAAGGCAATGTTTACACATATAAATGCTGAAGCTTTAGGTGGTGGAGAGTTTTTTGCCCGTGTTACCCACAGAGTTATTAATGGAGAAAAACCAATTGATGCAATAGAGAATGTCGGACTACAGATGGGTGGCTTTTATGACACTAAGGTTGCTCAAGCCATTGACAAGTATAAAGAAGAGGCTGACCCTGATTCATCTCTCTCAAGAGAAAAGTTTAGTGATGACTTGGCTATCACAAGCATGGCTAGACTTTGGGACGTAGGTCGTTCTGAGCCAATAAAAGTAGGAAAAGCCAGCCCAACGGAAGGGACACTTCCCGGGGCAGTTTACTTTATACTAAAATATGCAGACGAAGAAGATGGACTTAAGAGGGCTCTTCAAGCAAATGCTATGGTTGGTGGGGACAATGCTTCACGCGCTATTGCCATCGGTATGGTTCTTGGTGCTTATAAGGGTGTAGATGCAGTACCAAATGAATGGAAAAATACCCTTGATCAGTGGGAGTATTGTGAAAGTTTACTAAATCAGCTACCATTGCTAAAAAGTTAA
- a CDS encoding AEC family transporter codes for MENFALILVSIIIGYFINKLKIFPKETPIILNQFVLYISLPAMILLQIPKLTFSIEVIIPVVVAWIVISVSAIIILFTSKMLNFSKEITGALLLVAVLGNTSFVGIPIINAYLGESALAYVLIYDQLGSFIILSTYGTFIASYYSITSELNIKIILIKILTFPAFIALVIALFFIGTTFHPVVTSVLSSLAVTIVPIALVAVGLQLRFRLPYEDIKPFSVALITKLIIAPLIAYLVCYIFSWDNQASLVSIMESGMGPMITAGVIASMAGLAPRLSSAIVGYGILISFFTTAILFKLIT; via the coding sequence ATGGAGAATTTTGCGTTAATACTTGTGTCAATTATTATTGGTTATTTTATAAATAAATTAAAAATATTTCCTAAAGAGACCCCTATTATATTAAATCAGTTTGTTTTGTATATTTCATTGCCGGCAATGATTTTACTCCAGATTCCTAAACTAACATTTTCAATAGAAGTAATTATACCAGTTGTTGTAGCCTGGATAGTTATTAGCGTAAGTGCCATAATTATACTATTTACATCTAAGATGTTAAACTTTTCAAAAGAGATCACAGGTGCACTACTGCTTGTAGCTGTATTAGGAAATACATCATTTGTTGGAATTCCTATAATTAATGCCTACCTCGGTGAATCTGCTCTTGCCTATGTTTTAATCTATGATCAATTGGGTTCTTTTATAATTTTATCAACATATGGAACTTTCATTGCCTCTTACTACTCAATAACAAGCGAATTAAATATTAAAATTATTCTAATTAAAATATTAACTTTTCCAGCATTTATTGCGTTAGTCATAGCACTCTTTTTTATAGGAACTACTTTTCATCCGGTAGTAACTAGTGTTTTATCCTCACTAGCTGTCACTATTGTTCCAATTGCCTTGGTCGCGGTTGGCTTACAGCTTAGATTCAGACTTCCATATGAAGATATAAAACCTTTTAGTGTTGCTTTGATTACAAAACTTATTATTGCCCCTTTAATAGCATACTTAGTATGTTATATATTTTCATGGGATAATCAAGCCTCATTAGTCTCCATAATGGAGTCAGGTATGGGACCAATGATAACAGCGGGTGTCATAGCTTCTATGGCAGGTCTAGCACCAAGACTAAGCTCCGCTATTGTCGGATACGGAATACTTATATCATTTTTCACAACAGCAATTTTATTTAAACTTATAACCTAA
- the uvrA gene encoding excinuclease ABC subunit UvrA, which translates to MAKKDVITITGARENNLKNINLTIPKNELVVFTGLSGSGKSTLAFDTLYAEGQRRYMESLSSYARQFLDRVGKPDVDKIEGLTPAIAIDQKTTSKNPRSTVGTITEIYDYFRLLYARVGVQHCHKCKKVISQMSASDIISEVAKLPEGAKLVLLAPLVNEKKGSYADMLESLVHKGYVRAMIDGVMVRLDEDIELSKTKKHTIKVVIDRVVVKPENKERIAADVEKALKESYGELEIDILNHKELGIQAQQIHYSEHNACFDCKISFEPLEPLSFSFNSPKGACPECDGLGLRYALDHEKIIDSDLCVEKGAVKIVYGFNKGYYFTFLKGFCAANKIDIKIAYSELPEHQKKAILHGGIEEVPFLWKNHEVKRVWPGIIRIAYDMFKDEKELADYMSEKVCNICDSHRLKRESLAVRVADKGIAELLDMPIGKTYEWFNNKENFTHMNTQDTQVAAPILNEIRERLYFLFDVGLAYITLGRDARTISGGEAQRIRIASQIGSGLTGVLYVLDEPSIGLHERDTLKLIRTLRSLQEKGNSVIVVEHDKETIENADFIVDIGSGAGKFGGEVVFSGTLDKLKKAKTLTADYLYGRKKIEYFYRREQDKYIEIKNVTINNIENLSAKIPLNNFVCITGVSGSGKSSLMLQTLLPTARELLNHARKVKKVAGVEITGLQHVDKVIYLDQSPIGRTPRSNPATYTGVMDEIRDLFSKTKESQIRGYTTSRFSFNVKGGRCEKCQGEGQIKIEMHFLPDIMVKCDTCHGTRYNQQTLEVFYKGKTISDVLNMSVDEAFEFFKPIPKIHQKMKTLVDVGLGYISLGQNAVTLSGGEAQRIKLSKELSRKDTGQTLYILDEPTTGLHFADVDRLTDVLHQFVELGNSVLIIEHNLDMIKNADWVIDMGPEGGSGGGLIIAQGSPETLADEYEKTGSYTGEYLKKELALHNN; encoded by the coding sequence ATGGCTAAAAAAGATGTAATTACGATAACTGGTGCAAGAGAAAATAATTTAAAAAATATAAACTTAACAATCCCAAAAAATGAATTAGTTGTTTTTACAGGTCTAAGTGGAAGCGGTAAATCTACTTTAGCTTTTGACACTCTGTATGCAGAGGGACAAAGACGATATATGGAGTCACTCTCTTCTTATGCAAGACAGTTTCTTGACCGTGTTGGAAAACCGGATGTTGACAAAATAGAGGGCTTGACCCCTGCCATAGCAATTGATCAAAAAACTACTTCTAAAAATCCTCGTTCAACTGTTGGAACAATAACAGAAATTTATGATTACTTTAGACTTTTATATGCACGTGTTGGAGTTCAGCACTGTCATAAGTGTAAAAAAGTAATTTCACAAATGAGTGCATCAGATATAATTAGTGAAGTTGCAAAGCTCCCTGAGGGTGCAAAGTTGGTCCTTTTAGCTCCGCTTGTAAATGAGAAAAAAGGCTCTTATGCAGACATGTTGGAATCCCTTGTTCATAAAGGTTATGTAAGGGCAATGATAGATGGTGTTATGGTTAGGCTAGATGAAGATATAGAACTTAGTAAAACTAAAAAACATACCATTAAAGTTGTTATAGACAGAGTTGTAGTAAAGCCTGAAAACAAAGAGCGTATAGCAGCAGATGTTGAAAAAGCTTTAAAAGAGAGTTATGGTGAGTTAGAGATAGATATATTAAACCATAAAGAGTTAGGTATACAAGCGCAACAAATTCACTATAGTGAGCACAATGCTTGTTTTGATTGTAAGATAAGCTTTGAACCGCTAGAGCCTCTCTCTTTCTCGTTTAATTCACCTAAGGGCGCTTGCCCTGAATGTGATGGACTTGGACTTCGTTATGCACTTGACCATGAAAAAATTATAGATAGTGACTTATGTGTAGAAAAAGGTGCGGTTAAAATAGTATATGGCTTTAACAAAGGATACTATTTTACATTTTTAAAGGGATTTTGTGCGGCAAACAAGATAGATATTAAAATTGCTTACTCTGAATTACCAGAGCACCAGAAGAAAGCTATTTTACATGGTGGTATAGAAGAAGTTCCATTTCTTTGGAAAAATCATGAAGTGAAAAGAGTCTGGCCTGGAATTATTAGAATTGCATATGACATGTTTAAAGATGAGAAAGAATTAGCAGACTATATGAGCGAAAAAGTTTGTAATATTTGTGACTCACACAGACTTAAGAGAGAATCACTGGCTGTCAGAGTTGCAGATAAAGGGATAGCAGAGCTTTTGGATATGCCTATAGGAAAAACATACGAATGGTTTAATAACAAAGAGAACTTTACCCATATGAACACTCAAGATACGCAAGTAGCAGCACCTATTTTAAATGAGATAAGAGAGAGACTTTACTTTTTGTTTGATGTTGGACTCGCTTATATTACTCTAGGTCGGGATGCTAGAACTATTAGTGGCGGCGAGGCTCAAAGAATTCGTATAGCTTCACAAATCGGCAGTGGATTAACAGGTGTTTTATATGTTTTAGATGAACCAAGTATTGGTCTTCACGAGAGAGACACTCTAAAGCTAATTCGTACTCTCAGAAGTCTTCAAGAGAAAGGCAACAGCGTTATTGTAGTTGAGCATGACAAAGAGACTATTGAAAATGCCGACTTTATAGTTGACATAGGTAGTGGGGCAGGGAAGTTTGGTGGAGAGGTTGTGTTTAGCGGTACATTAGATAAGCTAAAAAAAGCTAAAACACTTACTGCTGATTATCTTTATGGTAGAAAAAAGATAGAGTACTTTTACAGACGCGAACAAGATAAATATATAGAGATAAAAAATGTCACTATCAATAATATTGAGAATTTAAGTGCAAAAATACCACTTAATAACTTTGTATGTATTACAGGTGTGAGTGGAAGTGGAAAAAGTTCACTTATGCTTCAAACACTTCTCCCTACTGCAAGAGAGCTTCTTAATCATGCACGAAAAGTAAAAAAAGTAGCAGGTGTAGAGATAACCGGACTTCAACATGTAGACAAGGTTATATATCTTGATCAAAGCCCAATAGGGAGGACTCCAAGAAGTAATCCGGCAACATATACTGGTGTAATGGATGAAATTAGAGATCTGTTTTCTAAAACAAAAGAGTCACAAATACGAGGATATACAACGTCAAGGTTTAGTTTTAATGTTAAGGGCGGAAGATGTGAGAAGTGTCAAGGTGAGGGTCAAATCAAAATAGAGATGCACTTTTTGCCAGACATCATGGTGAAGTGTGATACATGTCATGGTACAAGGTATAACCAACAGACTTTAGAAGTATTTTATAAAGGCAAGACTATATCTGATGTGTTAAATATGAGTGTGGATGAAGCTTTTGAGTTCTTTAAACCTATTCCTAAAATACACCAAAAAATGAAAACTCTTGTAGATGTTGGACTTGGTTATATCTCGCTTGGTCAAAATGCTGTTACACTCTCAGGTGGTGAAGCTCAAAGAATTAAACTAAGTAAAGAGTTGAGCCGTAAAGACACAGGACAGACTCTCTATATTTTGGATGAACCTACGACGGGACTTCACTTTGCAGATGTAGATAGACTTACAGATGTATTGCATCAGTTTGTTGAACTTGGAAACAGTGTACTAATAATTGAACATAATCTAGACATGATAAAAAATGCTGACTGGGTAATAGACATGGGACCTGAAGGTGGTTCTGGCGGAGGACTTATTATTGCGCAAGGCTCACCAGAAACACTAGCAGATGAGTATGAAAAAACAGGAAGCTATACAGGTGAGTATCTGAAAAAAGAGTTAGCTTTACATAATAACTAG
- a CDS encoding sulfite exporter TauE/SafE family protein: MIELIFLGIGVGTLSGFFGIGGGTILVPLLLLLGYSTKSAIGISVVQMVFSSVYGSYLNNKKGTLDVPMVIVIGSGGFFGALLSGKITSSFDDKTLEIIFLAFAIFALLRLFFKTVQNMPQKELNRVLLFIIGFVLGAVSMAIGVGGSIMLVPILVGFLHVELKKAISAGLFFVVFSSVAGLISQSLSKHVDFESGLIVGLASLFGVYVGIVLKDRVNSELQKKLLVGFYLFVVIYLINRIFING, translated from the coding sequence ATGATTGAATTAATTTTTTTAGGTATTGGTGTTGGTACTTTATCCGGCTTTTTTGGTATTGGTGGTGGAACTATTTTAGTTCCTCTGTTACTGCTATTAGGCTATAGTACCAAATCTGCGATAGGCATATCGGTTGTGCAGATGGTTTTTAGTTCTGTGTATGGTAGTTACTTAAACAATAAAAAAGGTACACTTGATGTGCCTATGGTTATTGTGATTGGGTCTGGCGGCTTTTTTGGAGCACTACTTAGTGGAAAAATAACTTCAAGTTTTGATGATAAAACTTTAGAAATTATTTTCTTGGCTTTTGCAATTTTTGCACTTCTCAGGCTATTTTTTAAAACAGTGCAAAATATGCCGCAAAAAGAATTAAACAGAGTTCTACTATTTATAATTGGCTTTGTATTGGGTGCTGTTAGTATGGCTATTGGTGTTGGCGGAAGTATTATGCTTGTTCCAATCTTGGTGGGATTTCTACATGTAGAATTAAAAAAAGCTATTTCAGCTGGGCTTTTTTTTGTTGTTTTCTCATCAGTAGCAGGATTGATTTCTCAATCGTTAAGTAAACATGTAGATTTTGAGAGTGGACTTATTGTTGGATTAGCATCACTATTTGGTGTATATGTAGGAATAGTTTTAAAAGATAGAGTAAATTCAGAGCTGCAAAAAAAACTTTTAGTTGGGTTTTACCTTTTTGTAGTGATATATTTAATAAATAGGATTTTTATAAATGGCTAA
- a CDS encoding chemotaxis protein CheX: MLKTIIQASENFCIHQVREPYEIHNNIIKTRTLIAYIDIEASNNVMYRVYLAISPSFAQRISTLMIEEDESDENTLIDMTLETANLIVGSAKVLAEESGKNQFNISVPHFEKLDVFDFEYDYAKVVKIQKDEMIIAIKELN, encoded by the coding sequence ATGTTAAAAACGATTATACAAGCTTCGGAAAATTTTTGTATCCATCAAGTAAGGGAGCCTTATGAAATACATAACAACATTATTAAAACGAGAACACTTATTGCTTATATAGACATAGAAGCTTCAAATAATGTAATGTATAGGGTTTATCTAGCCATATCACCTAGTTTTGCTCAAAGAATATCTACACTTATGATAGAAGAAGATGAGAGTGATGAGAACACTCTAATAGATATGACTTTAGAAACTGCAAATTTGATTGTTGGCAGTGCTAAAGTCCTTGCTGAAGAATCAGGAAAAAACCAATTCAACATCAGTGTTCCTCATTTTGAAAAACTTGATGTATTTGACTTTGAGTATGATTATGCAAAAGTCGTTAAGATACAAAAAGATGAGATGATCATTGCAATTAAGGAACTAAATTGA
- the fliN gene encoding flagellar motor switch protein FliN — translation MSKNKNRNPYGEKPAVYNPEEELSWMNYGGLLDMEVEFVSILGETELTVGEVLKLTKGSLIDLKKPAGESVESYVNGRILGKGEVMVYEKNLAIRINEILDSSAVLYHLSKEKL, via the coding sequence TTGAGCAAAAACAAAAATCGCAATCCATATGGAGAGAAACCAGCAGTATATAATCCAGAAGAAGAGTTGTCATGGATGAATTATGGCGGTCTTTTAGACATGGAAGTGGAGTTTGTATCAATTTTAGGTGAAACAGAACTAACAGTTGGAGAAGTTCTAAAGTTAACAAAAGGTTCTCTTATTGATTTAAAAAAACCAGCAGGTGAAAGTGTTGAATCTTATGTCAATGGGCGTATCTTAGGCAAAGGTGAAGTAATGGTTTATGAAAAAAACCTAGCTATTCGTATAAATGAAATTTTAGATTCAAGTGCTGTTTTATATCACCTGTCAAAAGAGAAGCTATGA
- the dusB gene encoding tRNA dihydrouridine synthase DusB, whose protein sequence is MLKNLSFDKPIYVLAPLAGFTDLPFRSVTKKFGADLTVSEMLSSNALAHGSKKTLHMLEKSPIEDPYSVQISGSDVDVVKQAVEILNEYDGIDIIDLNCGCPVPKVVGHGSGSSLLLNLPLMGDIIKTIKETSNKSLTSVKIRLGFEEKNHIEIAKMVEDSGADFLAVHGRTRAGKFKSAVDYDAIAEIKRAVNIPVIANGDIDSFDKAKWVLDHTGVDGIMIGRGAVGAPWIFHQLRTGTKDIDKNIKHDIIMEHFDKMIEFYDSYGVAMFRKHTHTYSKGYRGASALRNSVNSISNIEEYRAVIDDFFKNSELLT, encoded by the coding sequence ATGTTAAAAAACTTATCCTTTGATAAACCAATATATGTGTTAGCTCCACTTGCTGGATTTACAGACCTACCTTTTAGGAGTGTTACTAAAAAATTTGGAGCTGACCTCACTGTTAGTGAAATGCTTAGTTCTAATGCTTTAGCTCATGGTTCTAAAAAAACTCTGCACATGTTAGAAAAATCCCCTATAGAAGATCCTTATTCTGTTCAAATTTCTGGTTCTGATGTCGATGTAGTTAAGCAGGCAGTAGAGATTTTAAATGAGTATGATGGAATTGATATCATTGATTTAAACTGCGGATGCCCTGTTCCAAAGGTGGTTGGGCATGGAAGTGGAAGTTCATTGCTTTTAAACTTGCCACTTATGGGTGATATAATAAAAACTATAAAAGAAACGTCAAATAAAAGCTTAACAAGTGTAAAAATTAGACTTGGCTTTGAAGAAAAAAATCATATAGAGATTGCGAAAATGGTTGAAGATAGTGGGGCTGACTTTTTAGCTGTTCATGGTAGAACAAGGGCTGGAAAATTTAAGTCTGCTGTTGATTATGATGCAATAGCGGAGATAAAAAGAGCTGTTAATATTCCAGTGATTGCAAATGGAGATATAGACTCATTCGACAAAGCAAAATGGGTTTTAGATCACACTGGAGTTGATGGAATTATGATTGGACGTGGTGCTGTTGGTGCTCCTTGGATTTTTCATCAACTTCGAACAGGAACTAAGGATATTGACAAAAATATTAAGCATGATATAATCATGGAGCACTTTGACAAAATGATAGAGTTTTATGATTCATATGGTGTTGCAATGTTTAGAAAGCATACCCATACTTACTCTAAAGGTTATAGAGGTGCATCAGCACTTAGAAACAGCGTAAATAGTATTAGCAATATAGAAGAATATCGCGCTGTAATAGATGACTTTTTTAAAAATAGTGAGTTGTTAACTTGA
- the dksA gene encoding RNA polymerase-binding protein DksA, producing MQESEFNYFKEILEGRKVQIMKNISGFNDELDQLNSLELNDEADHASVGNSSMVESAIVRQQEQELREINVTLGKISTRDYGTCEMCEEPIGFQRLKVKPHAIYCIDCREIVEKTR from the coding sequence GTGCAAGAAAGCGAATTTAATTATTTCAAAGAGATTTTAGAGGGTAGAAAAGTACAAATAATGAAAAATATTTCAGGCTTTAATGATGAGCTTGACCAGCTTAATTCGCTAGAGTTAAATGATGAGGCAGATCATGCATCTGTAGGCAATAGCTCAATGGTAGAGAGCGCGATAGTAAGACAGCAAGAGCAAGAATTAAGAGAGATTAATGTAACATTAGGAAAAATATCAACTCGTGATTATGGAACATGTGAAATGTGTGAAGAACCTATAGGCTTTCAAAGACTGAAGGTTAAACCACACGCGATATACTGTATTGACTGTAGGGAAATAGTAGAAAAAACTAGATAA
- a CDS encoding 23S rRNA (pseudouridine(1915)-N(3))-methyltransferase RlmH translates to MNIDIVSIAKKEHSTYDPLYKELTKMISRFAKVKDIELFNKDVTKAHTISSMASKQAYTKLLNPHINKGFSVSLHPDGKIIDSYEFSKLLDGKIAIKFFIGGAYGFEDSFLKQSDAVISLGNMTMSHKIAKVVLLEQIYRGFSILSNHPYHK, encoded by the coding sequence GTGAATATAGATATAGTCTCAATTGCAAAAAAAGAGCATTCAACTTATGACCCATTGTACAAAGAGCTTACTAAAATGATTTCTCGCTTTGCCAAAGTTAAAGATATTGAACTTTTCAACAAAGATGTAACAAAAGCACACACTATTTCATCAATGGCCTCAAAGCAGGCATATACAAAGCTTTTGAATCCACACATAAACAAAGGATTTAGTGTAAGTTTACATCCTGATGGAAAAATAATCGATAGTTATGAGTTTAGTAAGCTATTAGATGGTAAAATTGCGATTAAATTTTTTATAGGTGGTGCTTACGGCTTTGAGGATAGTTTTTTAAAACAAAGCGACGCTGTAATAAGTCTTGGAAATATGACTATGAGTCATAAAATAGCAAAAGTAGTTTTGCTTGAACAGATTTATAGAGGTTTTTCTATACTTAGTAACCATCCATATCATAAATAA